Proteins found in one Thermanaerothrix sp. genomic segment:
- the rpmB gene encoding 50S ribosomal protein L28, protein MSRTCDICGKHTVTGNKVSHANNHTRRTWRPNLVKVKTEIGGTTATLKICTRCLKSDFITKKV, encoded by the coding sequence ATGTCACGGACATGCGATATCTGCGGAAAACATACGGTGACGGGAAATAAGGTCAGTCACGCCAATAATCATACCCGTCGGACCTGGAGACCCAACCTGGTAAAAGTTAAGACCGAGATTGGGGGTACCACGGCGACCCTTAAGATTTGTACCCGCTGTCTGAAAAGCGATTTTATTACCAAGAAGGTGTAA